The following proteins are co-located in the Candidatus Methanoperedens sp. genome:
- a CDS encoding GTP-binding protein, translated as MAIEEEIRAIEEEISKTKYNKATEGHIGRLKSKVAHLRDEVQKRASSKSGGEGFSVKKSGDASVVLVGFPSVGKSTLLNSLTGTESTVAAYEFTTLDVVPGAMEHKGATIQVLDVPGLVRGAASGRGRGKEVIAVIRNADLAVILLDVFQLVHYDVLLQELYEAGIRVNSRPPDITIKKKARGGVTISSTVDLDLDEDTIKTVLGEYRIHNANVLIRENITIDQLIDAILDNRKYLPGTVVINKIDLADEYALRVCKEKFPDALLISADKKVHIEELKDRLFENLGFIRIFMKPQGKAADMEEALIIRYGATIGDVCDKLHRDFRKRFRYAQIWGTSAKHEGQRAGLDHIMDDNDILTLVLRR; from the coding sequence GGCCGTCTTAAATCCAAGGTTGCACACCTTCGGGATGAAGTGCAAAAAAGAGCTTCTTCAAAATCCGGCGGGGAGGGTTTTTCAGTCAAGAAATCAGGCGATGCATCAGTTGTGCTTGTAGGATTCCCATCAGTAGGAAAAAGTACGCTCCTTAACAGTCTTACAGGAACGGAATCTACGGTTGCAGCTTATGAATTTACTACTCTTGATGTAGTACCGGGGGCAATGGAACATAAAGGTGCAACGATCCAGGTACTTGATGTCCCCGGACTTGTAAGAGGTGCAGCCTCAGGCCGCGGACGCGGCAAGGAAGTCATTGCCGTAATAAGGAACGCCGACCTTGCGGTGATATTGCTGGATGTTTTCCAGCTTGTGCATTATGATGTACTTTTACAGGAATTATATGAGGCAGGGATTCGCGTTAATTCGAGACCTCCTGATATAACGATAAAGAAAAAAGCAAGAGGTGGCGTGACTATCAGTTCCACAGTTGACCTTGACCTTGATGAAGATACCATAAAAACAGTACTCGGGGAATACAGGATCCATAATGCAAATGTCCTGATACGCGAAAATATCACAATCGACCAGCTTATAGATGCTATCCTTGATAACAGGAAATACCTGCCCGGAACAGTAGTTATAAATAAGATCGATCTTGCAGATGAATATGCCCTTCGTGTCTGTAAAGAAAAATTCCCGGATGCACTTCTGATTTCAGCGGATAAGAAGGTCCATATCGAGGAACTTAAGGACAGGCTCTTTGAAAACCTCGGATTTATCAGGATCTTTATGAAGCCGCAGGGCAAGGCTGCTGATATGGAGGAAGCCCTGATTATAAGATACGGCGCCACGATCGGCGATGTGTGCGACAAGCTTCACCGCGATTTCAGGAAACGATTCAGGTATGCACAGATCTGGGGTACATCGGCAAAGCATGAAGGACAGCGCGCCGGACTTGACCATATAATGGATGATAATGATATCCTGACGCTTGTTTTGAGGAGATGA
- a CDS encoding NUDIX hydrolase, translating into MNTNNNRSVPKTPLLTVDALIIHEGKLVLIRRLNPPFKNQFALPGGFVEIGETVEAAAVREAKEETGLDIELVRLLGVYSDPSRDPRGHTVTVCYLARGFGKLKAGSDAKDIRLFGINEIPKLAFDHNKIIENAKSDINGILSEM; encoded by the coding sequence ATGAATACAAATAATAATAGATCTGTTCCTAAAACGCCACTCCTGACTGTGGATGCGCTGATAATTCATGAAGGGAAGCTTGTCCTTATACGGCGCCTGAATCCGCCGTTTAAAAACCAGTTCGCACTGCCGGGTGGATTTGTCGAGATCGGGGAAACTGTGGAAGCAGCAGCTGTTCGTGAAGCAAAAGAAGAAACAGGGCTTGATATAGAACTTGTCAGGCTTCTTGGCGTATATTCTGACCCTTCTCGCGATCCGAGGGGGCATACTGTAACTGTATGTTATCTTGCAAGAGGTTTCGGAAAGCTTAAAGCTGGTTCGGATGCTAAAGATATAAGGCTTTTTGGAATTAATGAAATACCCAAACTGGCATTTGATCATAATAAGATAATAGAAAACGCGAAGAGTGATATTAATGGAATTTTGTCCGAAATGTAA
- a CDS encoding transcription factor S produces MEFCPKCKSMMMPAKNIFKCRNIKCGFEKNIKESFVSTTEMKEREVTVLEEREMGMPTTRARCEDCGNDTAYWWLRQLRSADESEVRFFRCTKCGKTWREYN; encoded by the coding sequence ATGGAATTTTGTCCGAAATGTAAAAGCATGATGATGCCCGCCAAGAATATTTTTAAGTGCAGGAATATAAAGTGCGGGTTTGAAAAGAATATTAAGGAAAGCTTTGTTTCAACTACTGAAATGAAAGAAAGGGAAGTTACTGTTCTTGAAGAAAGGGAAATGGGAATGCCCACAACACGGGCAAGGTGCGAGGACTGCGGGAATGATACCGCATACTGGTGGCTGAGGCAGCTCCGTTCTGCCGATGAAAGCGAGGTCAGGTTCTTTCGATGCACGAAATGCGGGAAGACGTGGAGAGAGTATAATTAG
- a CDS encoding 3-isopropylmalate dehydratase small subunit codes for MKQKLTVDLEKDLKLPGNVWRFGDDIDTDAVIPGKYLTINKPDELARHAFEGVRPEFARGVKAGDIIVAGFNFGCGSSREHAPLALKGAMVKCIIAKSFARIFFRNAINIGLPLLECPDTDKIEEGDHIEVDFGSGLITNVTKKETYQATPLPDFVRGIVDAGGLIGYAQKMIE; via the coding sequence ATGAAGCAAAAACTCACAGTTGACCTTGAGAAAGACCTGAAGCTCCCCGGAAACGTATGGAGATTCGGGGACGATATTGACACGGATGCCGTTATTCCGGGCAAATATCTCACTATCAATAAACCTGATGAACTTGCCAGGCACGCTTTTGAAGGCGTGCGTCCCGAATTTGCGCGGGGTGTTAAAGCCGGGGACATCATTGTTGCAGGTTTTAATTTCGGATGCGGCTCATCGCGGGAACATGCGCCGCTTGCATTAAAAGGCGCCATGGTTAAATGCATTATCGCAAAATCATTTGCACGGATATTTTTCAGGAATGCGATCAATATCGGATTACCACTTCTTGAGTGCCCTGATACTGATAAGATCGAAGAGGGCGATCATATCGAGGTTGATTTCGGATCAGGGTTGATCACCAATGTGACCAAAAAAGAAACCTACCAGGCAACACCGCTTCCTGATTTTGTGCGAGGCATAGTTGATGCGGGCGGCCTTATCGGGTATGCGCAGAAAATGATTGAGTGA